In one window of Hevea brasiliensis isolate MT/VB/25A 57/8 chromosome 10, ASM3005281v1, whole genome shotgun sequence DNA:
- the LOC110650432 gene encoding glycine-rich protein 23 — MGRWCLSVMLVLALVAVQTNARDMPSVKTTPPSTKNAPSDSAVNDQKNFLGYGGLGGFAGLGGNGLPFGGAGGLGGASGLGGAGGGLGGGGGLDGGSGLGGLGGLGSGVGGLGGLGGGVGGGAGGGAGGAVGGGTGGLPYP; from the coding sequence ATGGGGAGGTGGTGCCTTAGTGTTATGCTTGTGCTCGCTTTAGTAGCAGTGCAAACCAATGCTAGAGATATGCCTAGCGTAAAAACTACTCCTCCCAGTACCAAAAATGCTCCCAGTGATTCTGCTGTAAATGACCAAAAGAACTTCCTCGGTTACGGTGGTCTTGGTGGCTTTGCTGGCCTTGGTGGTAATGGGCTTCCATTTGGTGGCGCTGGAGGACTCGGTGGAGCCAGTGGACtaggtggagctggtggtgggcTAGGTGGTGGTGGTGGGCTAGATGGCGGAAGTGGACTAGGTGGTCTTGGAGGCTTGGGTAGTGGAGTAGGTGGTCTGGGTGGCCTTGGTGGTGGTGTTGGCGGTGGTGCAGGAGGTGGAGCAGGTGGTGCTGTTGGTGGTGGAACTGGTGGTCTTCCTTACCCTTGA